The sequence ATGCAGCGGACGATCCCGCCATCTTGCCCGGCGCAAACACCACCTGGATAGCAGGAACCAACAAGCAGCGCGGGCTTGCGATTTATGACCTCACTGGGCAACAGTTGTACTTTGCCGAACGTGGGCGGTTGAACAATGTGGATGCGCTCGCGTTACCTGATGGAGAATTTTTGCTGGCAGCCAGCAACCGCACGGATCACTCAATCGATTTTTTCCGCGCGGCGCCGGATAGCAATGCATTTGCCTTTGTCGCCAGCCTGCCGATAACGCTCGACGACCCTTACGGCCTTTGCATGGCTCGCCTGCACAATGGCCTGCGTGTGTGGGTCAGCGACAGCGACCACCGGGTGCAGGAGTGGCGGATTAGCCGCGACTACCAAGGTCACATGACGCGGGACTGGCAATTTGACGGCCAGGTGGAAGGCTGTGTTGCCGATACGGCGAAGCAGCAGCTGTACCTGGGTGAGGAGGATCGGGGTATATGGCGTATTGACCTGGCCACCGGATCGCAAACCCTGATGGCGGCGATGTCTAGAACCGGTCTGCAGCCGGATGTAGAGGGGTTGGCAATTTACCACAACGGTAGCGAGAGCCTGCTGGTCGCGTCCAGTCAGGGGGACGATAGTTATCTTGTCTATCGTTTAAACCCCTGGCAGCAACTGGTTAAGTTTCAGATTACCGCAGACCCGGCGAGCGGGGTCGACGGCGTCTCTGAAACTGACGGTCTTGCGGTCAGCAGCGTGGCGACCGCCTCATTTCCGGCGGGGCTGCTGGTTGTGCAAGATGGTCGCAACCATGCACCGGCACAGGCACAGAACTTTAAACTGGTGGACTGGCGTGAGGTGACTGCGCTGTTAACGCAAACAGGAGCGGACTAACTGAATTTGGTGAAATGCCTGTGGTGGGCGCATGTCGCGCGAATTTTGATTTAGAATGCGTGCTGGCTGCTCATTTTCGGAGGAGGTAGGTGTCGACAATAGTGGCGATAGTGAGGCCCAGAGGCCTCTGTGTCGGAATTATGTTGGAGGACCTTTCCCATGCATTACCAACTGGCGCAGGTAAATATCGCAAAGTTTCGCCTGCCGCAGGACCACCCGGTCAACAAAGATTTTGTTGATAATCTCGACCGCGTCAACGCCATCGCCGAGCAGGCGCCCGGCTTCGTCTGGCGGTTTGTCGGCGACGGTAACAACGCGCTGGATGTTCAGATATTTGACGATCCGCTGATTGCGGTCAATATGTCCGTTTGGAGCGATATCCGCACACTGGTTGATTTCGTTTACCGCAACGACGACCACAAATTATTTATGCGCCGGCGCAAGGAATGGTTCGACAAGATCGATTTCCATATGGTGCTCTGGTGGATCGAAGCTGATCGCAGGCCGACCCTGGAAGAAGCCAAAATTCGCCTCGAACTGCTCCGACAGCAAGGCCCGACCTACGCGGCTTTCACATTCAAGCGCCCATTTGCGGCGCCCAGTGGTGACCTTGTCGACCCCTTCACTGAAAAGTGCGCGTGACGGGGGGCGGGCAAATGCAACACTATCCTCACCGTGTTTTCGTTTTTCTCACCTGCCTGGGGTGCGTGCTTGGGTCATACTTGGCTACAGCTGCACCAGAGTCCGAACCAGTTGCAGCGGCTTTACCGCCTGAAGTGGCTGCTGCAGAGCGTTGGTTAGCGCTGGCAGATGCAGGGGATTACCGTGAAACTTGGGATCAGGCGGCGCCTTATTTTAAGGATCAGCTGACCAAGTCTCAGTGGGAGGGCGCACTCGGCAATGTGCGTGGCCCGTTGGGGAAACTGGTAAGCCGCAAATTGCGTAAGAATGCACCCTATGACCACCTGCCGGGCGCGCCTGATGGTGAGTATCGGGTGCTGATATACATCAGTAAGTTCGAAGGCCAGCCGAAAGCCACTGAAATGCTGATTTTGATGTTTACTAAGGAGCAGTGGCGCCTAGCGGGATACTTCCTCCGATAGGCTTGTAAGCGCGTGATGCTCGCGGTTGGGGGTGAGCTGGCATAGGAATGTCTGTGCGCGATGGTCTTCTGTGCTAGCGTTAGTGATAGGCACTCGCGAGTGCATGTGTTGCGATCAGCGATTTGCAGACGCTCCGTTTGCAAATCGCTGATCGCGCTAATCTGCTAACCCAAGGCCCTGGTATACGCGCCATGAGTCTCAAGTGTATTTTCTGTAAAAAACCTGTTTTCGGCGGTACCGGGATGACCGTGCCGAAACAGGGCCCTGCACACCTGGCCTGTTTTCAGGCAGACCAAGCTCTCCGACGCACTTTCCAACACTTGGATATTTCAGCACTGAACGACGAAGAATTGCTCGAACTCAAAGAGTTGGTGCTGGCTGAAGAAAATTTTCGCTCCCGTGATGAGCGCGATAAGAGCAGTGATATTGAGCTATTTTAAGTTCATGTAACACGTTAACTAAGTGGCTGGTTTGCTGGCTTATGGGCAATTGGACTTTAAGTCCTGCCGACAAATCGGAACATTTTGTGCGTTGACACCACTGCAGGTGTAAGAAAAAATGCAGAGGCATTATGCATTGCCTCTCACCCGAGTCACCCTGCCTACTGGGATGGAAGTATCACCTATGTTCCGATGGTTTACCCTGCTTTCGCTATTCCTCGCGCTTACTGCTTGCGGTGGTACGGAAGATACCTTCGCCCCGCAAACAGGGTTTGTCAGCATTTTTCGACTGCAAAATAATGCGAATTACACCGTTGAAGTGCAGTATCGCCCGTATAGCGCACTGAGCTCAGATATGATTGTGCAGCAAATCGCGGCGGGCGATGAGCGAGAGTTTTTTCGCACCCTAAAAGTTACCGATGACATCGATAAAGCGCCCACGCCAGAATCGACCTTTCAGCGCCTGGTATTTATCGCGCTGGATGGCAATGCATCCTATCCGGCGATTGATAAGCTGAAAGACAGCGTCTGGGCGCGGGAAGAAGATGATCCGGTGGTGAACTACACTTTAAGTTTAACCGACACCGATTTTGTATTCGCAACCGCCGCAACCCCTTTTGACGAAGCCCCGGACGAACTGCTGCTGAGTGTGCGCTAGCTAGTTGTCAGCTCTGTCGCGGGCGTTTAGTATGTGCGGCCCGCGCTGGCTCTGCGCCTGCGGACACTCACAGTTGATGTATCCCCACGATGAAACTACGAACTCCCACGCCCGATGACACAGCGCCCATTCAGGGGCTCATATCCGGTGTCCTGTGCGAATATGGCCTGCGCCCTGACCCGGACAATATCGACCGCGATCTCGCCGATATTGAGGCCGCGTATTTTGCGCAGGGCGGCTTTTTTTGTGTAGTGGAAGATGCAACGGGTCAGCTTGTTGCGACTCTGGGTATTGGTCGAATAGACGAAAACACCTGTGAGTTACGTAAAATGTACGTTGCGCAAACAGCGCGAGGGAAGGGCCTTGGCGACGCCCTGATTCGCTTTGCGATTAGCAAAGCACTTGCCATGGATTTTTCGCGGATGACATTGGAAACAGCCACGCCACTTGTTGAGGCCGTTGGTCTTTACCGCAAGCATGGCTTTCAGGCGTACCATCCGCCGGAGCTTTGCTGGCGTTGTGATCTGGCTTACGAACTGGACCTGACCCAATATATCGCGCGTGACGTTCCAGCCCATAGTCCTGTACTGGAGATGACCTGATGCCTGCTGTAACCCTGCAGTATCTCGAAATGCTGTCGCCGGACGAATTGCGTGGCAAGCCGCAGCCAATGGGCTTGACCATTATGGAAGCACAGGTGAAAGACTATCGTTTCAACCGCTTTTTGTACCAGCTGGTGGGTGAACCCTGGCAGTGGACCGACAAACTGGTTCACACCGATGACCAGTGGCAAACCTACGCAGAAGCAAAAAATTTACGCACCTTTGTGGCTTATCACCGCGGGTCTATTGCCGGGTATTACGAACTTCGTCAGCACCCGGAAAATAATGTAGAAATTGCCTACTTTGGCCTCGCTCCCAAATTTATTGGCAAGGGCTTTGGCGGCTATTTGCTAACTCATGCGATTGAAAATGCGTGGTACTGGGGGCCAACAAAACGGGTGTGGGTGTATACCTGTTCACTCGATCACCCCAATGCAATCCACAACTATCAGGCGCGAGGCTTGCAAATTTACAAAACCGAAGAGCGGGTATAATCGGGTTTTAGAGAAAGCCAAACTTATCCACTTCATAAAACTGGATAGCGTCCATATATTCGCCAGTAATGTAACCTTTGTCGAGTAACACGTTTCGAATAGATTCGTGGACGAGTATGGTGGTGAGATTTTCGGCAAGGCGAAAAATTAGTAGATCCTGGATTTCGTCTTTGCGCAACACCAATTTATCGAAAGGTACATCGATTAACGGAATGCCGTCGCTGAGCACGTATTCTGATTTTTCCATATCGGCGGCGGCAACCGCGCCGATAATGTTCACCGCCTTGTAGTTTTTATATACCTTGCCGCTATCTGGATCGAGAATTTCCGTTGAATAGACATCAAAATTATCGACGCCGCAAGCATAGAGAATCTCCAGTAAATCATCGCGAAATAATGGGCAAGAGAACCCTTCCAGAAATGGCGGAAGATACTCAGCGACATCTGGGTTGCCATCTTCTTTCTGCTCTAGTTTAAAATACAGCGGTTGAGGAATTTCTTGTAAAAAAGGAACACCTCGAAACCACACAATGTCCAGTTTGTTGTAGGAGTATCCTCGCTCGAAATAATCGTCGTAATCAAGCCAGCGCCGAGGTTTTGATGAACAGCCGAAAATCAAAAATGGCTTTTTAGGCATTTACAGAAAACCAAACCTATCCACTTCATAGAATTGTATTGCGTCCATATATTCGCCAGTAATGTAACCTTTGTCGAGTAACACGTTCCGGATAGATTCGTGAACGAGTATGGTGGTGAGGTTTTCGGCGAGGCGAAAAATTAACAAATCCTGGATTTCGTCTTTGCGCAACACCAATTTATCGAAAGGTACATCGATTAACGGAATGCCGTCGCTGAGCACGTATTCTGATTTTTCCATATCGGCGGCGGCAACCGCGCCGATAATGTTCACCGCCTTGTAGTTTTTATATACCTTGCCGCTATCTGGGTCGAGAATTTCCGTTGAATAGACATCGAAATTATCGACGCCGCAAGCATAGAGAATCTCCAGTAAATCATCGCGAAATAATGGGCAAGAGAACCCTTCCAGAAATGGCGGAAGATACTCAGCGACATCCGGATTGCCATCTTCTTTCGGTTCCAGTTGAAAATACAGAGGATTTGGAAGTTCGACAGGAAATGGGGTTCCTCGAAACCATTTTATTCCGAGCTTCTTGTAGCCTCTGCTGACATAATTGTCGAGATCCAGCCAGCGCCGTGGCTTGGATGAGCAGCCTAGAACATAAAACATAGTGCGACCTGTTTTAAGAGTTTAGTTCTTCGCGAATGTATTTCAGGGAAAACGCCGATGTGTAGATATTTTCGTTCCACAACTCTGAGGGATTTTCGAGTTTAGATTTTGCTCGGCGGGAAATGGTGTTCAAACGCATAACCAGCATTGGCAGCTGGGGCTTGCTATCGCTTTTGGGGGCGCTGGACTCCGTGCACCATACATCCTGTGTTGTTTCGTATTTTTCTGCGACTAAATCCAAGGTTTTTAGCACGGTATCGCTGTAACTTTTATGGGCGTCGTGAAACTGGGTTCGCGTTTTTTCAATGGCACGTTTTGCGTATTCATAGGGTTCCAGCTTGGTCTGGGAGGTAAAGCTTTTACCTTCTTTACCCCACTTCGGCATGCCGCTTTTGCCGCGCAATGCGTAATTTCCAGCCAGCCATACCCCGTTTTCGTAGTTATTTACGTTGTAGCCAATGTTGCCTTCGGCCATTCCATCGGTATGTAAAAATTCCATTATGTCCGAATTTTTCAACGAGGCATTGCCAGGAATCAGGTGATGTGCCGCCGTTGTAACTTTGAGCGGTACGCTGCACTGTTGCGGCGGTGTGCTGAACTCACGCAAGCCAATTTCCGCAGAAATTTGTTCATAGCCAGCAGCTTCTAAGGCTTTTGCAAGCTTACCCGAGCTATTTTTATGAGCGAGCCCGGTGTCGTCTACGCCCGACACCTCGTTGCTATCTTCGTCGAAATCGTCCACTAAGGTGTTTTCTTCGGTGGTCGGTTCCGGCGTGGCGTTACAAAACGCACAGGTATTTTCGTCGTGATCCTCGTGGGACAGTTTCGAGAGTGAAATGGCTTCGCCGATCTGCGTCATGCCTTGTTCCTTTTCTGTCTGCGAATACGGTTGAACTAACGCGCGGCAAGTACAGCACCGCGTGGGGTGTGGTCTGAGGAGCTGTAAATTAAAACGGCTCCCTGAATCTGATTTTCGAGCAACCCCTGGCAGGCCATCGCGATGCCCAGCGCACCTGTCGCCGCGCCACAGTCACCATAGCAGTCGGCCGGGTGTAGATGGGCGTAGCCCTCGCTGAATTGCGCGCTGTTGCGCATCGCCGCAACACCAAGCTCACGCGCCCAGTAAAGCTCGCCATTAAGGCTGCTTATCAGGGTCCTCACCTGGCTGCCATTGAGGCAGTCCAGAGCCTGCTTCCACGCCTGATCGAGACCGGCGCCCAAGCAGGGTTGGTCGCTGTTGATATGCGCCTGCTCCAGCGCTCGGCCAGGCGCGCCAAGTGCGATTGCGGATTTGCTTAATGGCTGACGAGAAACCCGAAAAAATACGGCAGCTTCACCAGGGATAAACGCATTGGTCGCACTGCGGCTGGCGATACGGTTATGTGCCGCCAATACGGCGAGGCTGCGGTTGTCGAAAAAGGTGTCGCTAGCGCCGATGTATACGTGGTTATACTGACCCTGCTGCAGCATCTGATCCGCTTCTGCCAGGGCCTGAAATACCCCGGCTCTGCCATACGGGAGTATTTTGTTCTGCGTCGGGTGAAGGCTAACGCCGGCCTGCTCCGCCAGGTACCGGGGTGCCTGCTGGGCAAAGTTGTTGCGCGTTTGCGCTGCCTCTGGCGCAACTACCCAAATGAGCGGCGCATCGAGCGCGCCACTGTCGCCGGCTAACGCCTGCACACTGGGTGCACTGAGCCGCAATACTCTCCGTTGCCGACTGGTGAGCCCCTCCATCAGCAGGGCGGCTGACAATGGCGGCAGCGCTGCTTCAGGTATTCTGGCGGCTTTAATACGCTCGTAGCCAGGTACCAGAAACAGGTCGTCGGCAAAGCCGCTAATTGACGCGCGCACCGCGTTGTAGGTGGTCGCCGCTGAATCGCCGAGGGGGGACAGTAAGCGAATGTTATCGAGGTAAAGCGATTTAACAATGGTCATTGTGGTGCGCACATCTCCGGTGGCATTGATTGCGCTCTCTCGCAGTGGCGAGCTGCGCGTGAGTCCCTGTTGTAAACGCCTATTGTGGCAGATAGTTTCTCTTTGCGAATGGAAGAATTTCACAACCCGCTGCCATTTCGCCGTTGGTGCAGGCTGTGGCCAGGGCAAGCCGCCATCTGCCAGCTAATGCGCGTGCGCGGGGCTGCGCAAATAACGGGGGAAGATCAATGCCGCAATACTCAGCAATACCAGCCCGCCACATACCGGCACACACAGCCAAAGCTGCGCTTGCCAGCCAAAGGTGAACAACACCCAACCCGCCACGAGTGATGCAATTGCCTGTAGCGCAAATACGGCAAAATCGTTGGCCGCCTGCACTTTAAAGCGTTCGTTGTTGCGATAACTTTGCGGAAGAATACTGGTGCCGCTCAAAAACAGGAAGTTCCATCCCACGCCCAGAAGGACCAGCGCCCACCAGTAGTGAATCACATGGTGGCCAGTGAGCGCCACGGCGATTACCCCAAGATAGAGCGCGCTACCCAGCAACATCAGCGGTGCAGCGCCGAGTCGCTTCATCAGCCAGCCAGAGAAAATGGAAGGCAGAAACATGGCGACCAGGTGACTTTGGATAACCCACTTTGCGTCAGCGAGGCTGTGACCGTCCAACAGGTGCATACTGAGCGGTGTTGACGTCATTAAAAACACCATGACTGCGTAGCCCAGCGCAGAGACGCCCATCGAAAGTAAAAACACGGGTTGGCAAACTAAGCGCGCCAGTGGGCGCGGTGCTTCTTCGTATTGCTCCTGATGGCTGATGGTGTTTTGAAAGCGGCTAAACACCACGGCGCCAGCGATGATTAACAACGCCATCAGGAGGAACGCGCCGAGGTAGTTTTCCATTTCTGGCAGTAGCCATGCCCCCAAGCTGACCAGCTCTGGGCCAAGTACCCCGGCGATTATGCCGGACAGCATAATAATTGCGAGCGCGGGACCGATATCCGCTGCGCTGGCGACACTTTCCATTGCGGCGAAACGAAAATGCTGAAAGAAGGCTGCGCTTGCGCCCAATACACCGGCGGCGGTAATCAGCAGGCCAAAGCTGGCGCTTGTGCTGGCAATCATGCAGAGCAGTATGCCCACCAAGCTCAGTACTACCCCGGCAAATCCGGCATGCTTACGGCCGAACTGCTGGTTAAACCAGGCCGCAGGTATAGTTGAAAGCGCGGTGCCCACAACTAACACAGCGAGCGGAAGGGTTGCCATCGATGGGTCGGGCGCTATTTCGCTACTCAACAGGCCGCTCACCAGCACCATCAGGGGTAGCGCGCCTTGGGTGAGCGCCAAAGTGAGCGCGAGTACCCATATATTGCGGGGAAATTGGAGTTTCATCAGCATCCGGCTGTACCTGCAAAAACGAAAAGTGCAGGTTATCACACCCCTGTAGGCTGATGGGTGAGCGCGCTGCAATACGCAGCGCGCAAACCGGATAGCGTATTAAAATTTATCGGCCAGCACTTTTTCTTTAACAAAGCAATTTTTTTCTGGGTTGAAAGAGAAATTACTGCAGTTTTCGTGTTGGACTTCAACAACATCGCCGAGTCGAACCTCGCTGGCGTCGGCCTTCTTGTCCAACTGAATCCATACATTATCCGGATCGGTCGCATTGAGTATTTTGCCGGTTCCAAGTAATACCTTTTCTTCTCGTGCTTTCAGAGTGATTGGATCGTGAGTTTTTACGAATTTGTACACAGCAACCTCCGCGTTAGCGGCGGCACCTTTGCGCGCAGAAAAGGATGTTTTGAATATGTGCTTTTTCTTTTTAACCCGGTGATCGACAATCAATCCTTTCGGTGCAAAAGCATTTTTTATTTCGGCCGCGTTGCGATCCAGCGCGGAGGCGATCGCCTCTTTAAACGTGAGATCGGTAGTTACTGTATCGCAGCTTGTAACGCCTTCGTAAAAATTTTCAAACTCGTGATCAATAAAAAAAGCTTCGTCCAGTTGTAAAGGATCGAGCGAGTAAAGTTTTAAATCCAGGGTTAGATGTATTTTTACCTCGCAACCGGGTTTTCCTTTTAAGCCGGATTCGAGTCGTTCACTGTCAGAATCGAACTCTTTACTCGCGTTGGCCGATACCAGTTTGCTGGTAATTATAAAATCCGCTTCATCAGCGTCGGCTGCAACGGGCTGCTGGTTTTTTTCGTAGCTGGTGAGTTTTTTTCTGAGCGTTACTGGCAATCCTGAGTCGATAATATCCACTCCGCTTTCAAACGCGACTTTGGTTAAGTTGCGACTGACGATTTCACCCAGATCAACATCGCTGTTGTCGATGGTTGGCGGCACATAAACGCGCATGCGTCGATCATCCATTTGCGCTCGCTCCAGCGATTTGACAACTTTAAGGCGGGCTGCTTCCTGGTTCTCACCGCGAAACTTGGTTTTCACGTAGTCGTAGTCACCGGGGTTAACCGGTTTGCCAAACGGCTTGGGAAATGCGGATGTCGTTTGACTGAAAATTACTAAAGCTGTTGTTAACAGCAACCGGGAGAAAGTAGCACTCTGTTTCATAGGTGTATCCTTACGTGTATGAAAATTCGCTACGGCGAGGAATTTTCGAATTAGTTGGGGGTTGAACACATCGGTATTTGGCGTCCTGACCAGGTTTCGGATTTTGAGTGTGGCAATTATTTTTAGGCGGTGCAACACTGTGAAAATTTAACCGCTTCAGAGCGTTGGGGGAGTACGGTTTTTCGTCGCACTTTTTTACACTGGATGTCTTGCCGGTTTAAATATCGCTCTCGTGAGCGTATAGGGGAAATACAGAGAGTTGGCGTGAACGTTTCTGATAGATGGCGTGAAAGATTTTTTAATTGAGTTTTAATGTGAATTTTTCACAAGAAAAATCGAATCGGAAAATACAGGTGACATCGCCAAAAACTTGAAAATCAATTGTGATGGCTGAATTAAAGGGAATGTCGTGACGGTTACATTCCAACTGGAATAACTGAATGGATGTTTTCTAAAGAAACGTAATTTGCTATCGGAAATCTTGACAGTGCAGAAATATGCGAGGTAAGCGGTGTTAGGTGCCGGAATAACGGTGTTATTCGGATTTGGGAAGAGGCTAAAAGGTAGAGGGCATGGCGGGTACCGGTGCACCCGCCACGTCTGAACTTAATTACTGATGATAAGTCTGCGATACGCCGCGATAAGTCAGGGTGTACTCGCCGCAACTGAAAAACTCGATGTCGGCTTCGTAGTTGTCCACTTCGACAACGATGTTTCCGCTACCAAGCTTGTTTTCGTCACAGAACAATACGCCTTCTGCTTGAATGTCGTAAGCTTCGCTGTCTTCTGCGTAAACTTTACTGCTGAATCCGTACCCGTTCACGTCGTCGCCGTCGACACCGGCATTCTGAATACTATAGCTACTGTATAGATCGTTGATATAGGCGGTACACTTCTCTTCTTTATCGGGTTCTTTAACGCAGTCTTCACGGGTGCTCATCGCGCCCATTTCGTAGCCCGGTACGTCACTGGTGAACGTAAGGTCATACATATAAACGATGGTAAAGTCGTCCAGACTTTCGAAATATGAGTCGACAGTGGCAAGGCCATTATAAACAAATTGATAACCGCCG comes from Teredinibacter turnerae and encodes:
- a CDS encoding imm11 family protein — encoded protein: MFYVLGCSSKPRRWLDLDNYVSRGYKKLGIKWFRGTPFPVELPNPLYFQLEPKEDGNPDVAEYLPPFLEGFSCPLFRDDLLEILYACGVDNFDVYSTEILDPDSGKVYKNYKAVNIIGAVAAADMEKSEYVLSDGIPLIDVPFDKLVLRKDEIQDLLIFRLAENLTTILVHESIRNVLLDKGYITGEYMDAIQFYEVDRFGFL
- a CDS encoding MFS transporter, with the translated sequence MLMKLQFPRNIWVLALTLALTQGALPLMVLVSGLLSSEIAPDPSMATLPLAVLVVGTALSTIPAAWFNQQFGRKHAGFAGVVLSLVGILLCMIASTSASFGLLITAAGVLGASAAFFQHFRFAAMESVASAADIGPALAIIMLSGIIAGVLGPELVSLGAWLLPEMENYLGAFLLMALLIIAGAVVFSRFQNTISHQEQYEEAPRPLARLVCQPVFLLSMGVSALGYAVMVFLMTSTPLSMHLLDGHSLADAKWVIQSHLVAMFLPSIFSGWLMKRLGAAPLMLLGSALYLGVIAVALTGHHVIHYWWALVLLGVGWNFLFLSGTSILPQSYRNNERFKVQAANDFAVFALQAIASLVAGWVLFTFGWQAQLWLCVPVCGGLVLLSIAALIFPRYLRSPAHAH
- a CDS encoding phytase, which translates into the protein MRNHLIFPWRYLFAVILVLAAGGCQYVDQNNARLDHLTRVEAVGSRLLLTGTSSAQLYPSVQADQRAGLSPTKAADIESIAVSEPWVVWSEDDAAELRLGRLQGGRFSEVTILPPLSHDLDVLCMAPWVDGTYDLFVSNGDGVFYHYWLDPQQRTSRLVRTLAVNPDISTCTLSASALVFNDPYLGVLAVDRNPETVAVLRPAKSHEAALLELLTPVSQPVQTLAAADRPWPTVHAVQETQPVADTGDAADDPAILPGANTTWIAGTNKQRGLAIYDLTGQQLYFAERGRLNNVDALALPDGEFLLAASNRTDHSIDFFRAAPDSNAFAFVASLPITLDDPYGLCMARLHNGLRVWVSDSDHRVQEWRISRDYQGHMTRDWQFDGQVEGCVADTAKQQLYLGEEDRGIWRIDLATGSQTLMAAMSRTGLQPDVEGLAIYHNGSESLLVASSQGDDSYLVYRLNPWQQLVKFQITADPASGVDGVSETDGLAVSSVATASFPAGLLVVQDGRNHAPAQAQNFKLVDWREVTALLTQTGAD
- a CDS encoding DUF2175 family protein; translation: MSLKCIFCKKPVFGGTGMTVPKQGPAHLACFQADQALRRTFQHLDISALNDEELLELKELVLAEENFRSRDERDKSSDIELF
- a CDS encoding DUF4019 domain-containing protein, which translates into the protein MATAAPESEPVAAALPPEVAAAERWLALADAGDYRETWDQAAPYFKDQLTKSQWEGALGNVRGPLGKLVSRKLRKNAPYDHLPGAPDGEYRVLIYISKFEGQPKATEMLILMFTKEQWRLAGYFLR
- a CDS encoding imm11 family protein, translated to MPKKPFLIFGCSSKPRRWLDYDDYFERGYSYNKLDIVWFRGVPFLQEIPQPLYFKLEQKEDGNPDVAEYLPPFLEGFSCPLFRDDLLEILYACGVDNFDVYSTEILDPDSGKVYKNYKAVNIIGAVAAADMEKSEYVLSDGIPLIDVPFDKLVLRKDEIQDLLIFRLAENLTTILVHESIRNVLLDKGYITGEYMDAIQFYEVDKFGFL
- a CDS encoding AHH domain-containing protein, coding for MTQIGEAISLSKLSHEDHDENTCAFCNATPEPTTEENTLVDDFDEDSNEVSGVDDTGLAHKNSSGKLAKALEAAGYEQISAEIGLREFSTPPQQCSVPLKVTTAAHHLIPGNASLKNSDIMEFLHTDGMAEGNIGYNVNNYENGVWLAGNYALRGKSGMPKWGKEGKSFTSQTKLEPYEYAKRAIEKTRTQFHDAHKSYSDTVLKTLDLVAEKYETTQDVWCTESSAPKSDSKPQLPMLVMRLNTISRRAKSKLENPSELWNENIYTSAFSLKYIREELNS
- a CDS encoding GNAT family N-acetyltransferase, whose translation is MKLRTPTPDDTAPIQGLISGVLCEYGLRPDPDNIDRDLADIEAAYFAQGGFFCVVEDATGQLVATLGIGRIDENTCELRKMYVAQTARGKGLGDALIRFAISKALAMDFSRMTLETATPLVEAVGLYRKHGFQAYHPPELCWRCDLAYELDLTQYIARDVPAHSPVLEMT
- a CDS encoding GNAT family N-acetyltransferase, giving the protein MPAVTLQYLEMLSPDELRGKPQPMGLTIMEAQVKDYRFNRFLYQLVGEPWQWTDKLVHTDDQWQTYAEAKNLRTFVAYHRGSIAGYYELRQHPENNVEIAYFGLAPKFIGKGFGGYLLTHAIENAWYWGPTKRVWVYTCSLDHPNAIHNYQARGLQIYKTEERV
- a CDS encoding DUF3291 domain-containing protein, with product MHYQLAQVNIAKFRLPQDHPVNKDFVDNLDRVNAIAEQAPGFVWRFVGDGNNALDVQIFDDPLIAVNMSVWSDIRTLVDFVYRNDDHKLFMRRRKEWFDKIDFHMVLWWIEADRRPTLEEAKIRLELLRQQGPTYAAFTFKRPFAAPSGDLVDPFTEKCA